In the Pseudomonas sp. DTU_2021_1001937_2_SI_NGA_ILE_001 genome, one interval contains:
- a CDS encoding carboxymuconolactone decarboxylase family protein, which yields MDITSRLSPLPSSAMTDDQQRVLAEILQGPRGNLDGPFLAWIHSPSLADHAQRLGAFCRYGTGLELRLSELAILTTAAWWRSQAEWQIHEPIAKGAGLSDAVLEALKQQKTPTFEQQDEQCVYDIGKALYETRRVPADLYQQGVTLFGEQGMVELVGVYGYYTLVAMTLNVFEVRRGSDTALPFDE from the coding sequence ATGGACATCACTTCCCGGTTGAGCCCTTTGCCGAGCAGCGCCATGACGGATGATCAGCAAAGGGTGCTGGCCGAGATTCTCCAGGGGCCGCGGGGCAATCTCGATGGTCCTTTCCTGGCCTGGATTCACAGCCCGTCGCTGGCCGATCATGCACAGCGGCTGGGTGCATTCTGCCGGTACGGTACCGGGCTCGAACTGCGCTTGAGCGAGTTGGCGATTCTTACCACGGCAGCCTGGTGGCGTTCGCAAGCCGAGTGGCAAATCCATGAGCCTATTGCCAAAGGCGCGGGGCTTTCTGATGCAGTACTGGAAGCACTCAAGCAGCAGAAGACACCCACGTTCGAGCAGCAGGATGAACAGTGTGTTTATGACATTGGCAAAGCGCTTTACGAAACCCGCCGCGTCCCTGCCGATCTTTACCAGCAAGGCGTGACCTTGTTCGGTGAACAAGGAATGGTCGAACTGGTCGGCGTATACGGCTACTACACGCTGGTGGCCATGACCCTGAATGTGTTTGAAGTGCGAAGAGGCTCGGATACAGCACTGCCTTTCGATGAATAG
- the ftrA gene encoding transcriptional regulator FtrA, giving the protein MHDAPGLVAILAYDGLCTFEFGIAIEIFALPRPEFDFAWYRHAVVAADQGPMRALGGFAVSADAGHEALEAARTIIIPGWRNRDEPPPPALLAELRKAHARGARLLSICSGVFVLAAAGLLDGKRATTHWRYCEELAARFPAIEVDAAVLYVDNGQIITSAGSAAGIDACLHLVERDFGAHISNTVARRLVMAPLRAGGQAQFIPAPVAPTPRHDLAAVLDWAREHLSEPLTIRDMAAKALMSERTFLRRFSEATGMTPKAWLQHSRMAQARSLLESSILNTEQIAERCGFASVESFRVAFRKTVGLAPSFYRDSFGR; this is encoded by the coding sequence ATGCATGATGCCCCCGGTTTGGTCGCCATTCTGGCCTACGACGGCCTGTGTACTTTCGAGTTCGGCATTGCCATCGAGATCTTCGCGCTGCCACGCCCCGAGTTCGACTTTGCCTGGTATCGACACGCCGTGGTGGCGGCCGACCAGGGTCCCATGCGCGCGCTCGGCGGTTTTGCGGTTAGCGCCGACGCGGGCCATGAAGCGCTTGAAGCGGCACGCACCATCATCATTCCAGGCTGGCGCAACCGGGACGAGCCTCCTCCCCCGGCATTGCTGGCCGAACTGCGCAAAGCACATGCGCGTGGCGCGCGGCTGCTGTCGATCTGCTCCGGCGTTTTTGTATTGGCCGCCGCCGGGCTGCTCGATGGCAAGCGAGCAACCACTCACTGGCGCTACTGTGAAGAACTCGCAGCACGCTTCCCGGCAATAGAAGTGGATGCAGCGGTGCTCTACGTCGACAACGGCCAGATCATCACATCGGCAGGCAGCGCCGCCGGCATCGACGCCTGTCTGCACCTGGTCGAACGGGACTTCGGTGCACATATCTCCAACACCGTCGCTCGGCGCCTGGTGATGGCGCCACTGCGTGCCGGGGGACAGGCGCAGTTCATTCCAGCACCGGTCGCGCCAACACCCCGGCACGACCTGGCGGCGGTACTCGACTGGGCGCGTGAACATCTGAGCGAGCCGCTGACCATTCGCGACATGGCAGCAAAAGCCTTGATGAGCGAGCGCACCTTTCTACGCCGCTTCAGCGAAGCGACCGGCATGACGCCCAAAGCCTGGCTGCAACATTCACGCATGGCCCAGGCTCGCTCGCTGCTCGAAAGCAGCATCCTCAATACCGAGCAGATTGCCGAACGCTGCGGCTTCGCCTCGGTGGAGAGCTTCCGGGTGGCCTTCCGAAAAACGGTCGGCCTGGCACCGTCGTTCTACCGGGACAGTTTTGGGCGTTGA
- a CDS encoding rhodanese-like domain-containing protein produces the protein MSSLITQTPAASANEALAHFSNRLRFETDCSDVYHSQQAGEIDYVLVDVRGAAAFAAGHVPGALSLPTKTITAERLAAFPADTLFVVYCAGPHCNGVHRAAVRLARLGYAVKEMIGGVTGWLDEGFTLANDDGGPRASTPISCAC, from the coding sequence ATGTCCAGCCTGATCACCCAAACCCCAGCCGCCAGTGCCAACGAGGCCCTTGCCCATTTCAGCAATCGCCTGCGCTTTGAAACCGATTGCTCGGACGTCTACCACAGCCAGCAGGCTGGCGAGATCGACTATGTACTGGTGGATGTACGCGGCGCTGCCGCTTTCGCTGCAGGACATGTGCCCGGTGCGCTGAGCCTGCCGACCAAGACCATCACCGCCGAACGTTTGGCGGCGTTTCCTGCCGATACCCTGTTTGTCGTCTACTGTGCCGGGCCCCACTGCAACGGTGTTCACCGGGCCGCCGTTCGGCTGGCCCGGTTGGGTTACGCGGTCAAGGAAATGATCGGTGGCGTCACGGGCTGGCTGGATGAAGGCTTCACGCTTGCCAATGATGACGGCGGGCCGCGCGCATCCACTCCGATTTCTTGCGCGTGCTGA